A region from the bacterium HR17 genome encodes:
- the gpgS gene encoding Glucosyl-3-phosphoglycerate synthase: protein MPQLSILIPAHNESDRIGATVTAIRHVAEHSGLTWELIVVDDGSTDGTADIAQAAGATKVVRLRQRRGKGAALRRGLAEATGEIVLLVDADLGDDAASLGALLRPLLDGVADMAIAAPPPDPHGGGFGIVKTFSAWAIRTLTGFQPTAPLSGQRAVRRTVLERITLADGYGVETALTIDTLWAGVRVVEVPIGFRHRALGKSWQGFWHRAKQLRDIVCALLPRLARFTAQILRRKLYRRKGGE, encoded by the coding sequence ATGCCTCAGTTGTCCATCCTCATCCCAGCGCACAACGAAAGTGACCGCATCGGTGCGACGGTGACAGCGATACGACACGTCGCTGAACACAGCGGGTTGACCTGGGAATTGATCGTCGTGGACGACGGATCAACAGATGGGACAGCGGACATCGCGCAGGCAGCGGGCGCCACGAAAGTTGTGCGGTTGCGTCAGCGGCGTGGGAAAGGGGCAGCACTGCGTCGGGGGTTGGCGGAAGCGACAGGCGAGATCGTGTTGCTGGTGGACGCTGATTTGGGCGATGACGCAGCGTCGCTGGGCGCATTGCTCCGACCGCTTTTGGACGGTGTGGCGGATATGGCGATTGCTGCTCCGCCTCCTGACCCGCACGGGGGCGGGTTCGGCATCGTCAAAACTTTTTCGGCATGGGCAATTCGCACCCTGACGGGGTTTCAACCGACGGCACCGTTATCGGGGCAGCGGGCTGTGCGGCGCACAGTGTTGGAACGCATCACACTGGCAGATGGCTACGGTGTGGAAACGGCGTTGACGATTGATACGCTGTGGGCGGGGGTTCGGGTCGTGGAAGTGCCCATCGGTTTCAGGCACCGGGCATTGGGCAAAAGTTGGCAGGGGTTCTGGCATCGGGCGAAGCAATTGAGAGACATCGTTTGCGCCTTGCTCCCGCGTCTGGCGCGTTTCACCGCGCAGATACTTCGTCGCAAACTTTACCGACGCAAGGGTGGCGAGTGA
- a CDS encoding putative AAA domain-containing protein: MEQPRLNGTVSLDAVVEPLAARLRPRTLDEFIGQAHLLGAGQPLRAAIERGQLHSAILWGPPGCGKSTLALLLARHVQAPFEAMSAVVAGVAEVRQVIAAARQRRQRGQRTVLFLDEVHRFNKAQQDALLPAVEDGTLIFIGATTENPFFYLTPPLLSRCRLYRLEPLTPEQVLTLLKRALTDERGLGRLRVQADDDALQFIADRSGGDARRALNALEATFLTAQGSQSKPQAIICVTRAVAESVLRDAPLAYQRAGDDHYDVASAFIKSVRGSDPDAALYWLARFLASGEDPRFIARRMVIAAAEDIGLADPQALVIAVAAAHAVDLVGVPEAQIPLAEAAIYLAAAPKSDSAYKAIAKAMDEIARHGPQPVPPHLRDASYKGAKQLGHGVGYLSPHDVPDRFVKQSYLPPTVRGLPFYEPTEQGFEKVIAARLHRPSQGTR, translated from the coding sequence GTGGAACAGCCACGCTTGAACGGAACGGTGTCGCTTGACGCGGTTGTTGAACCGTTAGCGGCAAGGTTGCGTCCCCGCACGCTGGATGAATTCATCGGGCAAGCGCATTTGCTCGGCGCAGGACAACCGTTGCGCGCGGCGATAGAGCGGGGGCAATTGCACTCGGCGATTTTGTGGGGACCGCCTGGATGCGGCAAGAGCACTTTGGCGCTTTTGCTCGCTCGGCATGTCCAAGCGCCCTTTGAAGCGATGAGCGCGGTCGTTGCCGGCGTCGCTGAAGTCCGACAGGTCATTGCTGCCGCTCGGCAACGGCGCCAGCGCGGGCAGCGCACCGTCTTGTTTCTTGACGAGGTGCACCGGTTCAACAAAGCCCAACAGGACGCTTTGCTCCCTGCCGTTGAAGACGGCACACTCATCTTCATCGGGGCGACGACTGAAAACCCGTTTTTCTACCTGACGCCACCGTTGCTCTCTCGCTGTCGGCTCTATCGCTTGGAGCCGTTAACGCCTGAGCAGGTGTTGACACTGCTGAAACGGGCGTTGACGGATGAGCGGGGCTTGGGACGGTTGAGGGTGCAAGCAGATGACGACGCGTTGCAATTCATCGCTGACCGCAGTGGGGGCGATGCCCGTCGGGCGCTCAACGCCTTGGAAGCCACCTTTTTGACCGCACAAGGGTCGCAAAGCAAACCGCAGGCAATAATTTGCGTTACCCGCGCCGTCGCCGAAAGCGTGTTGCGCGACGCCCCGCTGGCTTATCAGCGAGCGGGCGATGACCACTACGATGTCGCTTCAGCGTTTATCAAGAGTGTGCGAGGTTCTGACCCTGACGCAGCGCTTTACTGGTTGGCGCGCTTTTTGGCGTCAGGTGAGGACCCGCGCTTCATTGCGCGGCGGATGGTCATCGCAGCGGCGGAAGACATCGGGTTAGCCGACCCGCAAGCATTGGTGATAGCTGTCGCCGCTGCGCACGCCGTAGACCTTGTGGGCGTGCCCGAAGCCCAAATCCCGTTAGCCGAAGCCGCCATTTACCTTGCGGCCGCACCAAAAAGCGACAGCGCTTACAAGGCGATCGCCAAAGCGATGGACGAAATTGCGCGCCACGGTCCGCAACCCGTTCCGCCCCATTTGCGTGACGCCTCTTACAAAGGGGCAAAGCAGTTGGGGCATGGAGTCGGTTACCTGTCTCCTCACGATGTTCCCGACCGTTTCGTCAAGCAATCCTATTTGCCCCCGACCGTGCGCGGGTTGCCCTTTTATGAGCCGACCGAGCAAGGGTTTGAAAAAGTCATCGCCGCTCGCTTGCACCGCCCATCGCAGGGCACCCGATAG
- the prsA_2 gene encoding Foldase protein PrsA gives MLRRVITAALLVTLMAGCKGRDRVIARADGVTVTERELRQALWERYGAVVLHDLLTHRLVEREALRRGVAVTDTEVQTALRRQRLPDTPAARERMRSALLLQKLAEAMAQVSEAEAQRYFERHRAEFERPERVRLRDITLESRENAQAIWEALRLRRGTNFADLARHFSTNPVTRLRGGDMGVVPVRELHPKLQTVVRTLRVGEFSRPVQLDGEWVIVKLEERLPAERPTFGAVRTQVIARLRRQKALQLQLTLPERLWRQAKVQVLDPSLHLTAPSNAPTQSKGVDRR, from the coding sequence ATGCTGCGACGCGTCATTACAGCGGCTTTGCTGGTCACACTGATGGCGGGGTGTAAAGGGCGCGACCGCGTCATCGCCCGCGCCGATGGCGTCACCGTTACGGAAAGGGAACTGCGTCAAGCCCTTTGGGAACGCTACGGTGCGGTTGTGCTTCACGACCTGTTAACGCATCGCCTGGTGGAGCGGGAAGCCCTTCGCCGTGGCGTTGCGGTCACCGACACCGAGGTGCAAACGGCACTGCGTCGTCAGCGCCTCCCCGACACCCCCGCTGCGCGCGAACGGATGCGAAGCGCCTTGTTGTTGCAAAAGCTGGCGGAAGCGATGGCGCAAGTGAGCGAGGCGGAAGCGCAGCGCTATTTTGAACGGCACCGGGCTGAATTTGAACGCCCCGAACGCGTGCGGTTGCGCGACATCACCTTAGAAAGTCGCGAGAACGCCCAAGCCATTTGGGAAGCGCTGCGACTACGGCGGGGGACAAACTTTGCCGACCTTGCCCGTCACTTTTCCACCAATCCTGTAACCCGCTTGCGCGGGGGCGACATGGGCGTCGTGCCCGTGCGCGAACTACACCCGAAATTGCAAACTGTCGTGCGCACCTTGCGTGTCGGCGAATTCAGCCGCCCTGTCCAATTGGACGGTGAATGGGTCATCGTGAAACTGGAAGAGCGGTTGCCCGCAGAGCGCCCAACTTTTGGCGCGGTGCGGACACAAGTGATCGCCCGTTTGCGCCGTCAAAAAGCCCTTCAGTTGCAACTCACCTTGCCCGAACGACTATGGCGTCAAGCAAAGGTGCAGGTGTTAGACCCGTCGTTGCACCTAACAGCGCCGTCAAATGCACCCACGCAAAGTAAGGGGGTTGACCGCCGGTGA
- the rpmA gene encoding 50S ribosomal protein L27, translated as MAHKKSGGASKNGRDSRSKRLGVKAYGGEFVKAGYVLIRQRGTRFLPGRNVGMGNDFTLFALTDGYVVYDRKGDKVRVNVLPAPTA; from the coding sequence ATGGCGCACAAGAAATCAGGCGGCGCCAGCAAAAACGGGCGCGATAGCCGCTCTAAGCGCTTGGGCGTGAAAGCCTACGGCGGAGAGTTCGTTAAGGCAGGTTATGTGCTCATCCGCCAGCGGGGCACCCGCTTTTTGCCCGGACGCAATGTCGGTATGGGCAACGACTTCACCCTTTTCGCCTTGACCGACGGCTATGTCGTCTACGACCGCAAGGGCGATAAGGTGCGCGTCAATGTGCTTCCTGCCCCGACGGCGTGA
- the rplU gene encoding 50S ribosomal protein L21, whose product MEAVQSVRAIIEAGGKQYEVAPGTVLRVEKLDIDEGSTFETDKVLMVRTADRVLFGTPYVEGAKVTATVVKHGRGRKLIVFKFKPKKRYMRKKGHRQWFTELLIDTIVVPATN is encoded by the coding sequence ATGGAAGCGGTGCAATCCGTGCGGGCAATCATTGAGGCTGGCGGCAAACAATACGAAGTGGCGCCAGGAACGGTCTTGCGTGTGGAAAAACTGGACATTGACGAGGGCTCAACTTTTGAGACCGATAAAGTGCTGATGGTGCGGACAGCGGACCGCGTCCTCTTCGGCACGCCTTATGTGGAAGGGGCAAAGGTCACCGCCACCGTCGTTAAGCATGGGCGGGGGCGTAAACTCATCGTCTTCAAGTTCAAGCCTAAAAAACGCTACATGCGCAAAAAAGGGCACCGGCAGTGGTTCACGGAGTTGCTCATTGACACCATCGTCGTGCCGGCGACCAATTGA
- the cca_2 gene encoding Multifunctional CCA protein: protein MQPMQLALTQLPEDLRLVTQTAATVAQEQRARLYLVGGWVRDFVSRNAGHGARDEGQGTEADFAVAADPMAFASRVAERIGGRVVRLHDDPPTVRLVRWKNAAAQSAADFTALQGDLDDDLRRRDFTCNALAVDVVTLVQDGVAPIIDPLNGLAHLAQRQLVLTSKRALKDDPVRILRAFRFAATLGLHITEETQAALAENAPLLLNAAPERIAAEFAWTLQAPDAGTHLLAMDATGVLTFLLPELMPLKKVPAAGYHHLDGFHHTVQAVQMAERAIAAETEDDALNDLLKQVQPAFQVPFGYRRTGVWVVKFATLLHDIGKPHTMTVGADGAIHFYGHERVGAEMAEHICHRWRLSRRETETVTALVRWHMRPVYLAGARELTERALRRFWRALGDVVGIYCVVLSAADLMATRGLAMTPEHRQRHYLTLRRLLETHCALKAARQRPRIVTGHDIMTRYNLPPSPLVGRALQAVEEAVLDGRVRTKEDAWRLLDSLVPQWLTGSPSLGTNP from the coding sequence ATGCAACCGATGCAGTTGGCACTGACGCAATTACCCGAAGACTTGCGCCTTGTGACACAAACAGCGGCAACAGTGGCACAAGAGCAACGCGCCCGGCTCTATCTCGTCGGCGGATGGGTGCGAGATTTTGTGTCGCGCAATGCAGGGCACGGAGCGCGGGACGAGGGGCAAGGCACTGAGGCGGACTTTGCGGTCGCCGCTGACCCGATGGCGTTTGCGTCGCGCGTCGCCGAACGCATCGGTGGGCGCGTCGTCCGCTTGCACGATGACCCGCCGACCGTGCGCCTTGTCCGTTGGAAAAACGCGGCGGCGCAATCCGCTGCCGATTTCACAGCGCTGCAAGGCGATTTGGATGACGATTTGCGCCGCCGTGATTTCACCTGCAACGCGTTGGCGGTGGATGTGGTGACGCTGGTGCAAGACGGGGTTGCGCCCATCATCGACCCGCTGAACGGGTTGGCGCATTTGGCGCAACGACAATTGGTCCTGACGAGCAAACGGGCGCTGAAGGATGACCCCGTTCGGATTTTGCGGGCGTTTCGGTTTGCTGCCACGCTGGGTTTGCACATCACGGAAGAAACACAAGCGGCATTGGCAGAAAACGCACCGTTGCTGCTGAACGCTGCGCCCGAACGCATCGCAGCGGAATTCGCATGGACGCTGCAAGCACCTGACGCAGGCACTCATTTGTTGGCGATGGACGCAACAGGTGTGCTGACTTTTTTGTTGCCTGAACTGATGCCCCTGAAAAAAGTGCCAGCGGCAGGCTATCACCATTTGGACGGATTTCATCACACGGTGCAAGCCGTGCAAATGGCGGAACGCGCCATTGCCGCAGAAACGGAAGACGATGCCCTCAATGACCTGTTGAAGCAGGTGCAACCGGCGTTTCAGGTGCCTTTCGGCTATCGGCGCACGGGCGTTTGGGTCGTCAAATTTGCCACGCTCCTGCACGATATCGGCAAACCTCACACGATGACCGTCGGCGCCGATGGCGCCATCCATTTTTACGGGCATGAAAGGGTCGGTGCGGAAATGGCGGAGCACATCTGCCACCGCTGGCGGCTGTCGCGGCGGGAGACAGAAACGGTTACAGCGCTGGTGCGATGGCATATGCGCCCTGTCTATTTGGCAGGGGCAAGAGAGTTGACGGAACGGGCGCTGCGGCGATTTTGGCGAGCGTTGGGCGATGTGGTAGGCATTTATTGTGTCGTGCTGTCAGCCGCCGATTTGATGGCGACGCGGGGTCTTGCGATGACGCCGGAGCATCGGCAGCGTCATTACCTCACTTTACGGCGCTTGCTGGAAACCCACTGCGCCCTGAAAGCTGCCCGGCAACGCCCGCGCATCGTCACGGGACACGACATCATGACCCGTTACAACTTGCCGCCGTCGCCGCTGGTCGGGCGCGCCTTGCAAGCGGTGGAAGAAGCGGTGCTGGACGGACGGGTGCGAACGAAAGAGGACGCGTGGCGCCTCTTGGACTCGCTTGTTCCCCAATGGCTCACTGGTTCGCCTTCCTTGGGCACTAACCCCTAA
- the obg_2 gene encoding GTPase Obg, with amino-acid sequence MHFVDEAVIFVKAGDGGNGCVAFRREKFVPRGGPAGGDGGRGGHVILLADPAVRTLVDLHLQRTYKAPNGQHGQGSNKHGADGEDLVIRVPVGTVVYDANTGELLADLTRPGQRIVVARGGRGGRGNAAFATPTRQTPVFAELGEPGEARTLRLELKLLADVGIIGYPNVGKSTLISRISAARPKIADYPFTTLVPNLGTVRVGNFSFVVADLPGLIEGAHKGVGLGHQFLRHAERTALLLHMVDIAATEGRDPLRDFEVINAELGLYSLTLAKKPQIVVANKMDLPGARENLERCLPYWRERGYEVFAISALTGEGLEPLVHRVAELVRALQPPQAEQTDADEPPLLIAPPKPEPPLTIERLDEETWQVQGGGVERLTRLINASHPQALTEIKQRLIRHSVWKAVRKAGAKIGDRVLVGGLELVMD; translated from the coding sequence ATGCATTTTGTGGACGAAGCGGTCATTTTTGTTAAAGCGGGGGACGGAGGCAACGGATGTGTAGCGTTTCGGCGGGAGAAGTTTGTCCCGCGCGGCGGTCCTGCCGGTGGCGATGGCGGGCGAGGTGGGCATGTGATTTTGCTCGCTGACCCTGCGGTGCGCACATTGGTGGACTTACATTTGCAGCGCACCTACAAAGCCCCCAACGGACAACATGGGCAGGGCAGCAACAAACACGGCGCGGACGGTGAAGACTTGGTCATCCGCGTGCCGGTGGGCACTGTCGTTTATGACGCCAACACGGGCGAATTGTTGGCGGATTTGACCCGACCAGGGCAGCGCATCGTCGTGGCGCGGGGTGGACGGGGTGGGCGGGGCAACGCCGCGTTTGCGACGCCGACCCGTCAAACGCCGGTCTTTGCTGAATTGGGCGAACCGGGCGAGGCGCGCACTTTGCGGTTGGAGTTGAAGTTGCTGGCGGATGTAGGCATCATCGGTTACCCCAATGTCGGCAAATCCACGCTCATCAGCCGCATCAGTGCCGCCCGTCCCAAAATCGCCGACTACCCTTTCACGACCCTCGTGCCCAACTTGGGGACGGTGCGGGTGGGCAACTTCAGTTTCGTCGTCGCCGACTTGCCCGGCTTAATTGAAGGCGCCCACAAGGGCGTCGGGTTAGGACACCAGTTTTTGCGCCACGCCGAGCGCACGGCTCTGCTCCTGCACATGGTGGACATCGCTGCGACGGAAGGGCGTGACCCCTTGCGTGACTTTGAGGTTATCAACGCCGAGTTGGGGCTTTACAGCCTCACGCTGGCAAAAAAGCCCCAGATCGTCGTCGCTAACAAAATGGACTTGCCTGGCGCCCGCGAAAATTTGGAACGCTGTTTGCCCTATTGGCGCGAACGCGGTTACGAAGTGTTTGCTATCTCGGCGCTGACGGGTGAAGGGTTAGAGCCGTTGGTTCACCGCGTGGCGGAACTGGTCAGAGCCTTACAGCCGCCTCAAGCGGAGCAAACCGACGCTGATGAGCCGCCCCTTTTGATCGCTCCGCCCAAACCTGAACCGCCCTTGACGATTGAGCGATTGGACGAAGAGACATGGCAGGTGCAGGGGGGTGGCGTGGAACGGTTAACGCGACTCATCAACGCCTCACACCCGCAAGCGCTCACGGAAATCAAGCAGCGGCTCATCCGCCACAGCGTTTGGAAAGCGGTGCGCAAGGCAGGGGCGAAAATCGGTGACCGCGTCCTTGTCGGCGGGTTAGAGTTGGTGATGGATTGA
- the mltF gene encoding Membrane-bound lytic murein transglycosylase F, with translation MLRIGWVVLLVTAIPLVGSAQEAAKAVSENEGDKALLRLDGNVRGIIVGLQRATLAVLSARQIVTYFHVPLNKLPDWVRAGTDVTVQYRVSADGSFWAEHIDPYKPPTPTTPPTMTTPTVTIVPLEQTPSSAPTPLQRQGSLTELRRRTLPSRGLSALQSRLNAPLNLLENEVQRLLPHYRAAVRFFNPNLTDSQAEALASAVLRCAIRHGIDPRLVVAVIACESTFRPDAVGKRGEIGLGQLKPETAAGLGVDPYDPVQNIDGCVRYLRQQLDRFGSVELALAAYNAGPTAVQRAGGIPQNGVTPRYVQKVLELYRRLCGQ, from the coding sequence GTGCTGCGAATTGGATGGGTGGTGCTACTGGTCACGGCGATACCGCTGGTGGGTTCAGCGCAAGAGGCAGCGAAAGCGGTGAGCGAAAACGAAGGGGATAAAGCCTTGCTGCGCTTGGACGGTAATGTGCGGGGCATCATCGTGGGGTTGCAACGCGCGACGCTCGCTGTGTTATCGGCACGGCAAATCGTCACCTACTTTCATGTGCCTCTGAACAAGTTGCCCGACTGGGTGCGCGCAGGCACCGATGTGACCGTGCAATACCGCGTCAGTGCCGACGGGAGTTTTTGGGCGGAACACATTGACCCTTACAAACCGCCGACACCTACTACGCCCCCCACCATGACGACCCCGACGGTGACGATCGTGCCACTGGAGCAAACACCGTCGTCGGCACCAACGCCCCTTCAGCGGCAAGGTTCGTTGACTGAGTTGCGCCGACGGACGCTGCCCTCGCGGGGACTGAGCGCCTTGCAATCGCGCTTAAACGCGCCGTTGAACTTGTTAGAAAACGAAGTCCAACGGCTGTTGCCCCACTACCGCGCAGCCGTGCGGTTCTTCAACCCGAACTTAACGGACAGTCAAGCGGAAGCCCTTGCCAGCGCTGTGTTGCGATGCGCCATTCGGCACGGGATAGACCCCCGCTTGGTGGTTGCGGTCATCGCGTGTGAGTCCACCTTTCGCCCCGATGCCGTCGGCAAAAGAGGCGAAATCGGTTTGGGACAATTGAAGCCTGAAACGGCAGCAGGGTTGGGCGTTGACCCTTATGACCCCGTCCAAAACATTGACGGGTGCGTCCGCTACCTGCGACAGCAATTGGACCGCTTCGGCTCAGTGGAGTTAGCGTTGGCGGCTTACAACGCAGGTCCAACGGCTGTCCAAAGGGCAGGGGGCATTCCGCAAAATGGCGTCACGCCCCGCTATGTCCAAAAGGTGCTGGAGTTGTATCGGCGATTGTGCGGGCAATAA
- the thrC_3 gene encoding Threonine synthase has protein sequence MGRSEEGCATSQTMRGLKCRECGAYYPLEAIHVCELCFGPLEVDYDYDVLRTVVSRQRIESGPPNLWRYKDLLPVTGDVLVQSGAGFTPLLKAERLGERLGLRHLFIKNDTANPTWSFKDRVVSVAITKALEFGFDTVACASTGNLGNSVAAHAARMGLRCFIFIPADLEVGKIVGSLVYNPTLVAVKGNYDEVNRLCAEIASTMRWGFVNINLRPYYAEGSKTLGFEVVEQLGWRAPDHIVVPMASGSLLTKVWKALKELRWLKLIDAVPTKVHGAQAEGCSPIVRAFKENAEFVRPVKPDTIVKSLAIGNPADGIYALQAMRESGGVAEAATDEEVVEGIKLLAETEGIFTETAGGVTIAVLKKLVEQGVIGSDETVVALITGCGLKTQEVLADKIAQPIVIEPNLKAFQAKFAELVAVR, from the coding sequence ATGGGTCGCTCTGAAGAAGGCTGTGCCACATCCCAAACGATGCGCGGGCTTAAATGTCGTGAGTGCGGAGCCTATTACCCGTTAGAAGCCATACATGTATGCGAACTGTGCTTTGGTCCGCTGGAAGTGGATTACGACTATGATGTCTTGCGCACGGTTGTGTCCCGTCAACGGATTGAGAGCGGTCCGCCCAACTTGTGGCGCTACAAAGATTTGCTCCCTGTCACCGGCGATGTGTTGGTGCAATCGGGCGCCGGTTTCACGCCTTTGCTGAAGGCTGAACGGTTGGGCGAACGGTTGGGCTTGCGTCACTTGTTCATCAAAAACGATACCGCTAACCCCACCTGGTCTTTTAAAGACCGTGTTGTGTCCGTCGCCATCACGAAGGCGTTGGAGTTCGGCTTTGACACGGTCGCGTGCGCTTCAACGGGCAACCTAGGCAACTCGGTTGCGGCGCACGCTGCGCGCATGGGCTTGCGCTGCTTCATCTTCATCCCCGCTGATTTGGAGGTCGGCAAAATCGTCGGTTCCCTCGTTTACAACCCGACGCTGGTGGCGGTCAAGGGCAATTACGACGAGGTCAACCGGTTGTGCGCGGAAATTGCGTCCACGATGCGTTGGGGGTTCGTCAACATCAACCTGCGCCCTTACTACGCGGAAGGTTCCAAGACGCTGGGCTTTGAGGTCGTGGAACAACTGGGTTGGCGTGCCCCCGACCACATCGTTGTCCCGATGGCGTCGGGGTCGCTGTTGACGAAAGTGTGGAAGGCGCTGAAGGAATTGCGTTGGCTCAAGTTGATTGACGCTGTGCCGACGAAAGTGCACGGGGCGCAAGCCGAAGGCTGCTCGCCAATCGTGCGGGCGTTCAAAGAAAACGCCGAATTTGTCCGCCCCGTCAAACCCGACACGATCGTCAAGTCGCTGGCGATTGGCAACCCAGCGGACGGCATCTACGCCCTGCAAGCGATGCGGGAGAGCGGGGGCGTCGCAGAAGCAGCCACTGACGAGGAAGTCGTTGAGGGCATCAAGTTGCTGGCAGAGACCGAGGGCATCTTCACTGAGACCGCTGGGGGCGTGACGATCGCTGTGCTCAAAAAACTCGTAGAGCAAGGCGTCATCGGCAGCGACGAAACCGTTGTCGCCCTCATCACAG